The following nucleotide sequence is from Cucumis melo cultivar AY chromosome 1, USDA_Cmelo_AY_1.0, whole genome shotgun sequence.
GCAACGAGTAGAAGAGTTGGGTGGCTATGTTGATGGTGGCTATCTCAATGGCGTTTTATCGGTTTCTAGGGCCTTGGGGGATTGGGACATGAAGCTCCCAGATGGTACACCTTCTCCTCTCATTGCAGAACCAGAATGCAGACAGATGGTTCTTACAGAAGAGGATGAGTTCTTGATCATAGCCTGTGACGGGATATGGGACGTGATGTCAAGCCAGCAAGCAGTCAATGTAGTTCGACAGGGACTTCAACGCCACGACGACCCTGAGCGCTGTGCAAGAGACCTTGTCCTGCAGGCATTGCGATTAGACTCGTTCGATAACCTaactgttgttgttgtttgCTTCTCCAGTTTCCATCCCGGCAATTCTCCACTACCACAGCAGCGGAAGTTACGATACTGCAGCCTCTCAGCACAGGCTCTTTGTAGCTTGCAAAAATGGTTGGATAACAGTGGATGTCAATGAGTGTAATTGCTTTCCTGTAAAACCTCTCATTTGTAACAACAGATTGAAGAGTTCAGTAACTGCAATCTCATTTATTGTGATGTAAATAATTTTCTGTGATACCATCAACTGTTCTTCAGGTTGCAGATTATGTATGAACACATATCAATAAATCAGCTGGACTCGGCATATTTTTGTAAAGTAAATGAGATTCTTCAGTAAAACAGATTATTGTGTTCAAGATTTGGCATATTTTTGTAAAGTAAATGAGATTCTTCAGTAAAACAGATTATTGTGTTCAAGATTTTACATTTGTTCAGTCGGagtattttgaaaaaaatcgtaaTGTATGATACCCATTATAACAATATCTTCAATCTTCAAGCCGTTTGGTATTTCTTAGCAAACGTAGCAAAACTTTTGAGACCTCGTTGAAGTAATCTCTCAAGCAAAGGTTGCAGTGCCTGCATTTATAAGCATCATATAAATTACTAAGAGCGTACCACGAAACTAGAGAATTATGCTTTTCATGATTGATTTCGAGCTAATAATGGAATTGAATTGAAGGGATTGCTTACAGAAGCCACCGGTGACAAAAGAGGAGGGACTTCATAGGAGACGGTCAACTGAAAACAACCAAAAAGGGAAATACAGAGATGTTTGAAAACTAAAATAGGAATATAATCGAGTGACAATGAGAATGCATCCATATATGTTGAATTTTCTGATTAATAATTTCCTTCTAAACTCATGTATAAAATCGTGTATGTTCCAATCTTTTGGACCATAATTTCCCTTTTGGAGCTATAATGAACTTTTCCGTCAAATCGCTCGTTATGAAAGAAATAGTGCACATGAAACAAATAATACTCTCTTTTAGCTTGTGGACAGATTCTCCCAACACACAAGcttttatattgattttatgaAAAAGTTGCTTCACTTGTGTTATAATGCGGTGTATTAAACTGTCGGGATGTCTTCTGaaatttactaaaaaaaaagtgttaggTAATTAACCACCTTGAGAAACCACACCCCAAGCGTGAGACAAAGGCAGGCATCCCATACTACTGAGAAGCTGGACCTATCGGTTGTACTCCGAAACATCGACAACCGACTCTATAGGTACTTAAGCATCAGGGAGAACCACACTCCAAAAGCAAACTATTGAGGTGGAAGAGTCAAGCCACTTAAGTACCACATTGGtcatcccattctaactaatgTGGGGACAAAGGCAACCCACACAAACTTGGTCCCAAACAAAAAGGGATAAAAAACATGTTAATATGGGATGTTGTAGACTTACTTCTACCAGGCAAGATGAAGGGCCCTTTGGATAAAATCGTACAACACCTCTGCAAATACAACAAAGATTATTAATCATCAAAGGCTCATAAGTAGAAAATACAATATGCAGATCCAATGGAACGTAGTCATGTAATCGATTCATGAGatttactttttccttttttgtatcGGTAAGTGTTTAGAGCAACTTATACGCACCTCGACTAATCTTACAGGATAACCCACCTGACCTTACAACATTTGGGAGTCAAGGAAACTTGTAGAAAATCAATTTCTAGGTAGTCCACCATGGATTGAACTTATGACCTCTTAATTAGTTATTGAAACCAGATATTAAGAATGGTTTTGAACTAAATCGGGAAGGTACCTGTTTGGAAGACCTTCAAGAGACCGCCAATGGATTTTTTGATTTGGGGTTGGCTGCAATATCATCGGATAACATTTTAGGAACAGAAAGAATTAGAATAGCATTCCATGGCAAAGATGGACGTTAAATAGAAGGATCAAGGTATAGAATTGTTTGCCTGCAAATTTCGAGCAAGCCAAGAGAATTCAATATCTTGACCAAAAGCATTATATTTTAGTGACCACCGTGATAATGAAGGATTATCTTCCAATACCTATAAAGAGTATCGTACAAGTTGTTAAATACAATACCACAAAATTttctaataaatgaaaaaaatcaaCTCCATAACCAAAATGTTGGTGGTAAACTGTCTAACATGGTATTGGGAATTGAGATTCATAGAATTTGGGCATCACATTTCTCCTTCCAAATAAAATTAATAGCCAACGTTTAGGCAGCACAACCACTTTAGCACTTCAGTTTGGATAATATGTTTACAGTAAAAACCAGTTGGACATTCAGACACTCGTAGCACACGTGCTATATCTACTTAGTATGGAGTACAAATTGAATACAGATACAACATTTGTTAGTCAGATATCAACACTTGCTCatatagaaaacaaaaagaaagagtAATATGAGCCAAAGAAGTAACAAACTTTGAGTGTAAAATACATTACTCGTTTCTTTAACATATAAATACATAAAAAGATATATGTTAaaatttttgtcttttttaataaacatgtcTTTACCATTCCTATATCTTAGGCTTTCAAAAAATGACATATCACAATAACATAAATGTCATATGATATCCATGTCACACATTTGAATTTGAGCTTCTTAGGCCTACATAATGAGTTTACTTAGGATACAAGAGCAGGCATTGGAGGACTACACATTATTAACTTCAACCAAGAACAATCATCCACCAAAGTGACTTTCATCGGTCATCACTTCCATTTCACACTATATGCTTACA
It contains:
- the LOC103499992 gene encoding uncharacterized protein LOC103499992 isoform X2 — translated: MEVDIPASVAYKCYSDREAIPKWMPFISSVKVLEDNPSLSRWSLKYNAFGQDIEFSWLARNLQPTPNQKIHWRSLEGLPNRGVVRFYPKGPSSCLVELTVSYEVPPLLSPVASALQPLLERLLQRGLKSFATFAKKYQTA